The following proteins come from a genomic window of Ictalurus furcatus strain D&B chromosome 12, Billie_1.0, whole genome shotgun sequence:
- the cldn10a gene encoding claudin-10a, which yields MGKMVMEIVALLLSISGWVLISSTLPTDYWKVSSVDGTVITTATFWSNLWKTCVTDSTGISNCKDFPSMLALDAYIQVCRGLMISGVCLGFFGAILALVGMKCTKIGGSETTKARITCLSGLHFILSGVCSLATCSLYAHRITSEFFDPLFVAQKFELGAALFIGWAGSVLCFLGGSIFCFSMTEGFSMREYTYTGVTSFMKTQSKNGKSPVSSEKGAADQGYSVRQFGRNAYV from the exons ATGGGAAAGATGGTTATGGAGATTGTTGCTTTGCTGCTTAGTATATCAGGCTGGGTTCTGATCTCCTCCACACTGCCCACTGACTACTGGAAAGTGTCCTCTGTGGATGGAACGGTCATCACTACAGCAACCTTTTGGTCCAATCTCTGGAAGACATGTGTGACGGATTCAACTGGAATCTCCAACTGCAAGGACTTCCCTTCCATGCTGGCTTTAGATG CTTATATTCAGGTGTGTCGTGGGCTGATGATCTCTGGAGTGTGCCTGGGTTTCTTTGGGGCCATTCTGGCCCTAGTGGGAATGAAATGCACAAAGATAGGTGGCTCTGAGACTACCAAGGCCAGGATTACCTGCCTCTCTGGACTACATTTTATCCTCAGTG GTGTCTGTTCATTAGCAACATGTTCACTATATGCTCACAGAATAACCTCTGAGTTTTTTGACCCTTTATTTGTGGCACAAAA GTTTGAGCTGGGGGCTGCACTGTTTATTGGATGGGCAGGATCTGTCCTTTGCTTTTTGGGGGGCAGTATCTTCTGCTTCTCCATGACAGAGGGCTTCAGCATGAG GGAATACACCTACACTGGAGTCACCTCTTTCATGAAAACTCAAAGCAAAAATGGCAAAAGTCCTGTAAGTTCTGAAAAAGGTGCCGCAGATCAAGGCTACTCTGTGAGGCAGTTTGGGAGAAATGCCTATGTGTAA